The DNA segment CAGAGgccaattaaatatatttttccattCAATTTTATTCCCTCAACTTCCCTTTTATGTCATAtatagaggtgtcaatttaacccatggtcTCAAGGCCAGCCctaacccactattgaaaaagccctattttaatAAGCCCCTTAAGTATggggccagaaaaaagccccaacACCCAAAGCCctctctcaagtgggttagggtcaggatTAAAGTGGGTTAACCCCactctaaaactttaattaaattttagtctcagtccaaaacttcaaattaaattttagaaataattaatttatatacataattttttgtaattttactctctctctaaattatacaatttttattttaattattttacgtataattttttttttacttctcatgAATTTAAANNNNNNNNNNNNNNNNNNNNNNNNNNNNNNNNNNNNNNNNNNNNNNNNNNNNNNNNNNNNNNNNNNNNNNNNNNNNNNNNNNNNNNNNNNNNNNNNNNNNNNNNNNNNNNNNNNNNNNNNNNNNNNNNNNNNNNNNNNNNNNNNNNNNNNNNNNNNNNNNNNNNNNNNNNNNNNNNNNNNNNNNNNNNNNNNNNNNNNNNNNNNNNNNNNNNNNNNNNNNNNNNNNNNNNNNNNNNNNNNNNNNNNNNNNNNNNNNNNNNNNNNNNNNNNNNNNNNNNNNNNNNNNNNNNNNNNNNNNNNNNNNNNNNNNNNNNNNNNNNNNNNNNNNNNNNNNNNNNNNNNNNNNNNNNNNNNNNNNNNNNNNNNNNNNNNNNNgtaaaaatatttactaagtaaaagaaagatgcttacatgtatgcttacatgtattttccaagttataacacttaacataaatgttccttttctttgtaaaaatacaatttatttttggatatttaatttttttttgtaaaaaagaaagcccatgggctggccctaacccacagggctttggggctttttagccctgggagcttttttaataaaggtcTTTTTTGGCCCTAGGGGCTTTTTTGACCCTAGGGACTTTTTAGGACCAGGGCCTATTAGAGGACCTAATTGACAGCTCTAGTCATATATGAAATCCCAAAGAAAATGAAGTATAATGTTTGGataaaattgtgaataaatattaaaaagaaaagaaaataaagttatgaAAGTTTTTGAGAAGTTGATAGAAAATCTTATTGAAAGCTGAAATATATAACAAGGAGAACAAAATTCCCTGCATAGAACTCAAACTCATCAAACTCAAATTCTCTTCCCATAGTTAGTGTTGTACAGGAATAGCAGGCAAGCTCAAATTCAGAAGAAAACtgaaaggaaaatggaaatTCTGTTCTAGTTAACATCGAAAAGAAAACCTAATtaagaagaacaagaaaaaacCTCTTTTGGTACAGTGGTTAATGAATCTTCTTATTGTTTTCTTCGTTGTTGAGGAAGTCAAGCAACACAGTACTCTTGCACTTGGGGCATTTGGGATCAACCTCCGACAACATAACATACATGAGACAGCGAGGACAACCTACGAGAAGCATGGCCCTTGTTTCTTCAGCTTCACAAGACACGCACGAACTCTCCAACGATTGGACAGAAACCTGCGACGAACTGGAAGAAGAATCCGATGATAGATCCGAAGAAGACACGGAGCTTGCTGCCCTTGGAGGGGACAGGTTCAGACTCACTTCCAACCTTGGACTCCTTGCTCTCTTGCTCAtctctcttcactttctcactGTTTAACCTAAAATCAAAAATGGTGTTATTGTATAGTTTgagcacacacacatatatatagcATAGAACGAAGTTAAAGGGATAGGAAGGAATTGAAGAGAGAAGAAGGGTGCAGAGGGAGGTGATTGATGGTAATTCAATGACAGATTTAATGGTAGCGTAGAACAGTGAAGTAAAGCACAGTGTCATCATACATGGATGGATGACACCCTGCAACCTTTCACTTAGCTTCTAAACTTTTAGCAATGGCTATTATCCACAtagatactattttttttattattattataaattatacgtacaaacaaataattactgaaacttttgttttacattgtcttttaattaaagaaaatgatattttaacaccattttttgacaccattttgacactgtacacgtgtcaaaatgtgattggacgatttcaaattaaaaaagttgaggcagagATATATCCGGaagaaaaaaaaccaaagtttgtttttttaatttgaaatcgtccaaccacattttgacacgtgtgcagtgttaaaatagtgtcaaaaaatagtgttaaaatatcattttcctttaattaattatatattgttgaaTAAATAACTtgttaatacaataaataattacatatttcaTCTTTAGCATAATTCAATCCAACAGAGATCTTTctacataaaatttaatagataCATAAAGATACGAGCTtgttgaaaaacagaaaaaaaattgtatagagaaagtgaagaaagaagaagttgCACccacatatattatataaagacaTTTGTTAGatgtaaatttcaaaacttaCGTTAGATTATAATACATTTACTACAGCTCTTAGAGTGttccatattaaaaaaaaaattaattttaactataaaaatattacgatatatttttcaatcctacaagatcaaatattaattttttacatatcTTACGTAactaaattctaataaaaatgtattttagagTTTTGCAATGAAATCATATAGATGTTTGATAACAAATTTATCATGTTAACGTTAAGTAGTAAATTTACTcattacaacttaattgaattttttgaaataagtaAGTCTCAAATGTCTAAACTAAAGAGAGAACGAAGAAGTTGTTcatttaaagtaatatatattcttaaacaATATTCTGAGTTCGagtttaagaaatgaaaaaacatttcattaaagataatagttattaataattaatgctTTATTTGAATAACATGATTTAAGAAAGGTTTAAAAGGTAGGTGAAGGATGAGCATGGAACCCTAAAAAGTGGAAAActcttgaaaataaagaaagtatacctaacaattggcaccaacTGATCAGGAGAAAGAAGTATGGTTCATTAAAACCGATGAGAAAACGAGATACTTAAATTTCTTCACCAGATTCCATTAATAAGAACCAAATCTATCTTGAAGAGCTCaccttcatattttattttagctcCACCGTTTTCAAAACCAGTTGGTCTTCGTCATATTTATTGAACGATGGATAGCATTCATTTGTATAACGAATTCGGCCAAGAGCATAAACAGGTACTTTATTATGTTGTAAAATCAGACTAGTTTAGAcacaaaatttacattaatattgAACATATACTAATACAttctttttaacatatattatttttactctcTATTGAAAAATTTGTCAAAGTAATGATCCATTAAACAAGACATGCAACATAGAAAAAAATGAGCTTTCTTA comes from the Vigna radiata var. radiata cultivar VC1973A chromosome 2, Vradiata_ver6, whole genome shotgun sequence genome and includes:
- the LOC106779913 gene encoding uncharacterized protein LOC106779913 gives rise to the protein MSKRARSPRLEVSLNLSPPRAASSVSSSDLSSDSSSSSSQVSVQSLESSCVSCEAEETRAMLLVGCPRCLMYVMLSEVDPKCPKCKSTVLLDFLNNEENNKKIH